Within the Rhizobium favelukesii genome, the region CGAGCAGCGAGAAGATGTAGAGCGTCGCAAAGACGATCGGATAGTCGCGGTTGACGACCGAGAGATAGCCGAGCCGCCCCAGCCCATCGAGCGAGAAAATGTTCTCGATCAGCAGCGAGCCGGTGAAGAAGGCGGAGATGAACGCGCCGGGGAAGCCGGCGATGATGATCAGCATGGCGTTGCGGAACACATGGCCGTAAAGCATCTGCCGCTCGTTCAGCCCCTTTGCCCGCGCGGTCACGACATATTGCTTCTTGATCTCCTCGATAAAGGAGTTCTTCGTCAGAAGCGTCGTCGTCGCAAACGCCGCCAGCGAGAGCGAGATCAGCGGCAATGTCAGATGCCAGAAGTAGTCGAGCGGCTTCTGCCACCAGGCGAGCTGATCGAAGTTATCTGAGACAAGCCCGCGCAGCGGGAACCAGTCGTAGAACGATCCGCCGGCAAAGAGCACGATCAGCAGGATGCCGAACAGGAAGCTCGGAACGGCATAGCCGATGATGATGATACCTGAGGTCCAGACGTCGAAGGTGGAACCGTCCTTGACCGCCTTGCGGATGCCGAGCGGGATCGAAATGCCATAGGAAAAGATCATGATCCAGACGCCGAGCGAGGCCGAGACCGGCAGCTTTTCCTTGATCAGTTCGAGCACGGATGTGTTGCGGAAGAAGCTCTCGCCGAAATCGAAGCGGATGTAGTTCCACATCATCTCGCCGAAACGCGTCAGCGGTGGCTTGTCGAAGCCGAACTGCTTTTCCAGTTTGGCGATGAGTTCCG harbors:
- a CDS encoding microcin C ABC transporter permease YejB — protein: MGAYILRRLLLMIPTIIGIMAISFTVIQFAPGGPVEQVIAQLTGDAQGADARISGGGGDLLGSGLDEGSSKYRGAQGLDPELIAKLEKQFGFDKPPLTRFGEMMWNYIRFDFGESFFRNTSVLELIKEKLPVSASLGVWIMIFSYGISIPLGIRKAVKDGSTFDVWTSGIIIIGYAVPSFLFGILLIVLFAGGSFYDWFPLRGLVSDNFDQLAWWQKPLDYFWHLTLPLISLSLAAFATTTLLTKNSFIEEIKKQYVVTARAKGLNERQMLYGHVFRNAMLIIIAGFPGAFISAFFTGSLLIENIFSLDGLGRLGYLSVVNRDYPIVFATLYIFSLLGLFVSLISDLIYTWIDPRIDFERRDV